The Arabidopsis thaliana chromosome 5, partial sequence genomic interval TATGGGAAGATCCAGCTGCATCTCCATCTCCTAATTTGGAGTGAAAGAGCCTAGTCTTTCACACCAATTTTGAGTTTCAAATATATGTGCATAAATGAATGAAGATGCAAGGTTTGGATTTCGTTTTTATGACTCTTGTCTAATCTTACGTTTGAGGTAGGTGAGCAAAGATGCTATCACAGCAAAAAATGCTAAATTACTAGATTCAAATTACGAATCTACCCTCTGCATAGCTCCGAGAGTGATGTGATTCCCCTTGAAAGCATCAAAGGGTTAGTAACCTTTTCTAGAGAGTGCCCTTTCGTCGTCAGAAAAACGTAAGCAAAAATGctacaaattaaaaagtgTCTCCAACATGTGCATATTCACACACAAGTTGGTGTCAACGCTCAGACAAGAAAGGCGTGTGTTCATTGTTGAATCTTCCCATTTCCTCATCCAAATTCCGACATAACTATCCTAGCCGCCATTTGTTCTCCACATTACAAAACCCTCAGCAGCTTCAAAACTCTTCCGATCTCTCCCTCACGCTCGCAATTCTCTCGTCTccattttaatagtttttcttCTCGGAATCACAAATCTTCGGCTTCTTGTTCCTTGGTGAGTTTATAATCTATCTTTTGCTCTGCTTCGATACTTCAAAGTCTGTTCCTTTTGTCTCTCTGAGTTCGGTTTTTAGTTGTGTTTTATTTCGACTTCTGTTTTAGCGCTTTTTCTGAATCTGATATTGAACTCTTTATCAGAATTAAGGACCCAGATCATAGTTAGGCTCTTCAATTATATCTGGGTTTTGTGCCAATTGAAGAAATCAGTGAATAATTTTTGTCAAATTAAAATCTGGGTTTGGTCCTACTTGTTGCTCCTTGATGAATCCTTCTCTTGTAGTAATCATATGATTTACTAACTATAGTTTCTGAGTTTAATATATGTTacgatgatgttgatgatgttgCTGTTATGATGATGTGGATGATTTGATGGTGTTGATGTTATTAATGATGAGGCTAATGATGGATACGAATCTTGTACAggcgtgtgtgtgtgttgttgaATGGCTCTTGTTCAGCGGATTCCAATTTCCTCCTCCAGTATTCGGAATTGGCAACAAGCGAGGACCAATTTGACTCCTATTTGTTGTTTACATTACAATactgcatcttcttcttcttcaccctTTACAGAGAAGCACTCTGTGGAGAGATACCAAAGGGATCAATGGCTGTACAAAGCGGTTGAACCAACGCCACCATCGACTCCATCTCCATCGCCATTTGAAGATGAAGTCTTTGTTAGGGAAAACGACATTGCATCGCAGCTGCCTGAGCTGAAGAAGCTTTTGGCAGTgctgaaagagaagagagttaaAGGATGCAAAGGTGGTGATTGTGGACCAGGAGATGTGTATCTTGTTGGGACAGGGCCAGGAGATCCTGAGCTTTTGACTCTTAAAGCTGTCAGAGTTATTCAAAGTGCCGATCTTTTGCTTTACGACAGGCTTGTCTCCAATGATGTCTTGGAGTTGGTTGCTCCTGATGCTAGACTTCTTTATGTCGGCAAAACTGCTGGTTATCATAGCAGAACTCAGGTAATGCCTAAGTTCTTGTTTTGATTGCTTAGCCGGATCGTTTTGTTATGGATAAGACCATTGTTTTATAAAGTGGTTTCTTAAGCcttttgatgttgttgcaGGAAGAGATTCATGAACTACTCCTAAATTTTGCTGAAGCTGGTGCCACTGTTGTCAGGCTTAAAGGTGGAGATCCTCTGGTAAGCTTATATCTGCTTCTCATACTCTTCCTAATTTCGTATATGGCTCCTGTTTAAATGTGTTTGCAACTATTTGGATATTTCAGGTCTTTGGACGGGGCGGCGAAGAAATGGACTTTCTGCAACAGCAAGGGATTCGAGTTCAAGTTATACCAGgtaatgtttgtttgttatcatGCTGTACATTCATCATTCTACTCCAGTTTACGCATATGATTGTGGCCTCTTGTGATCTCGTGCTGctgaaactttattttatcGAAGTTTGCGATTATGATTGCAGGGATAACTGCGGCGTCGGGGATAGCAGCAGAGTTGGGGATTCCACTAACACATCGAGGTGTTGCAACTAGTGTAAGGTTTCTCACTGGTCATTCAAGGAAAGGAGGGACAGACCCTCTGTTTGTTGCAGAGAATGCAGCTGACCCGGATACAACACTTGTCGTTTATATGGGTTTGGGAACTTTACCTTCTCTTGCACAAAAACTAATGGACCATGGTCTCCCTTCTGATACACCAGCTGTTGCGGTTGAACGTGGAACCACTCCTCTACAGCGTACAGTAAGCAACCAAACCGTAGTCTCTTCATACGAACCAACTCTCAAGAGGGGGTATGTTAACTTGAGTTTTTAAGGCTTTTGGGATATTGTGCAGGTTTTTGCTGAGCTTAAAGATTTTGCAACTGAGATTCAGTCAGCTGGATTGGTGTCACCAACACTCATCATCATAGGGAAAGTCGTTGAGCTCTCACCTTTATGGCCACATTGCACGAAAGAATCCTCCTGCCTTGTAGAGACCCGGTAGATATTTCACTCTTATTTTACGGGCGTGTGGCTTCCATCGACATTACGGTGAAGTTTTAGGAGCTATGGAGCTATGaaggttgagacttgagagatgtaataaacaaaaaggaaagctGATAGTTTCTTATGACGTGTCCTTCAATTGTTTTGGGACAATGGTAATGGCAATGTTAATGTAATAAACAAGTTTCAATCAGTGCCACTGTGACTAATTTTTCCACCACAAGATGATgtctttaaaactttaatagtcaaattcaaattaaagtTACAAGATGATGTCTTGATACCCTCATGATGCTCTCCAAACTTGtatgcttctttcttcttttgaaagtGAGCGTGTCTACTGTTGTTAGAACCTTATTCTTCATTTGATGCATGTGTCTATGTACATGAGTCTTCCATGTCTTTAGATGAACAAGGGATTTTGGCAGGGCTACTTTTGAGCTGATATTTGCATTTGACGAGGTCATATCTCTTGGGCACAAGGAAAGTGTGACAAGTGTCCAGGTGAAGCAGTATTGTGAAATGGAGAAGTTGCATTAAGTGGTTGTGCAAAAGAAATGGTTTTGATGGTTTGAGCAGATCCATTGGTTTTGTAAATGGTTCTGCGTTTGGCATTAGTTAGGCCTCAAATTCTGTACCGTTCTCTTTTAACCCAAGAGAGTTAGTTTATTGGATTCTGTTTACTGTTGATTTCAATGaataaaagaattttgttctctttggaGATTCCTATGTTTGATCTTACATACTTTTCTCTACTACCTTCTAGCTCCATCGTCACGTTGTTGGACTTAGAACTAGTAACAATGTTGAATTCGGAGATTTTAACTTATTGATGGACCTAACAAATCCCCTAAACAAGATACGAAACTGAGAAGAGGTTTTTGGCGACTTATAGCATAATCTCTACAATCTAGCTTTACCCTTTGATCTACAAGCAACATAACCTAAAGTATATGCACATACATAATCCTTTTAACCCCTCAAATTAAACTAcgttgaaaatttcaaaatcgaAAGCAATCTTAGActcttaaatttaatttggtATTTCCATTCAATgattttactaattttgaGGCATGTtgaaattttgtgttatttaaT includes:
- the UPM1 gene encoding urophorphyrin methylase 1 (urophorphyrin methylase 1 (UPM1); CONTAINS InterPro DOMAIN/s: Tetrapyrrole methylase (InterPro:IPR000878), Tetrapyrrole methylase, subdomain 1 (InterPro:IPR014777), Uroporphyrin-III C-methyltransferase, plant (InterPro:IPR012383), Uroporphyrin-III C-methyltransferase, C-terminal (InterPro:IPR006366), Tetrapyrrole methylase, subdomain 2 (InterPro:IPR014776), Uroporphiryn-III C-methyltransferase, conserved site (InterPro:IPR003043); Has 1807 Blast hits to 1807 proteins in 277 species: Archae - 0; Bacteria - 0; Metazoa - 736; Fungi - 347; Plants - 385; Viruses - 0; Other Eukaryotes - 339 (source: NCBI BLink).) — protein: MALVQRIPISSSSIRNWQQARTNLTPICCLHYNTASSSSSPFTEKHSVERYQRDQWLYKAVEPTPPSTPSPSPFEDEVFVRENDIASQLPELKKLLAVLKEKRVKGCKGGDCGPGDVYLVGTGPGDPELLTLKAVRVIQSADLLLYDRLVSNDVLELVAPDARLLYVGKTAGYHSRTQEEIHELLLNFAEAGATVVRLKGGDPLVFGRGGEEMDFLQQQGIRVQVIPGITAASGIAAELGIPLTHRGVATSVRFLTGHSRKGGTDPLFVAENAADPDTTLVVYMGLGTLPSLAQKLMDHGLPSDTPAVAVERGTTPLQRTVFAELKDFATEIQSAGLVSPTLIIIGKVVELSPLWPHCTKESSCLVETR
- the UPM1 gene encoding urophorphyrin methylase 1 (urophorphyrin methylase 1 (UPM1); CONTAINS InterPro DOMAIN/s: Tetrapyrrole methylase (InterPro:IPR000878), Tetrapyrrole methylase, subdomain 1 (InterPro:IPR014777), Uroporphyrin-III C-methyltransferase, C-terminal (InterPro:IPR006366), Tetrapyrrole methylase, subdomain 2 (InterPro:IPR014776), Uroporphiryn-III C-methyltransferase, conserved site (InterPro:IPR003043).), coding for MALVQRIPISSSSIRNWQQARTNLTPICCLHYNTASSSSSPFTEKHSVERYQRDQWLYKAVEPTPPSTPSPSPFEDEVFVRENDIASQLPELKKLLAVLKEKRVKGCKGGDCGPGDVYLVGTGPGDPELLTLKAVRVIQSADLLLYDRLVSNDVLELVAPDARLLYVGKTAGYHSRTQEEIHELLLNFAEAGATVVRLKGGDPLVFGRGGEEMDFLQQQGIRVQVIPGITAASGIAAELGIPLTHRGVATSVRFLTGHSRKGGTDPLFVAENAADPDTTLVVYMGLGTLPSLAQKLMDHGLPSDTPAVAVERGTTPLQRTAFGILCRFLLSLKILQLRFSQLDWCHQHSSS
- the UPM1 gene encoding urophorphyrin methylase 1, yielding MALVQRIPISSSSIRNWQQARTNLTPICCLHYNTASSSSSPFTEKHSVERYQRDQWLYKAVEPTPPSTPSPSPFEDEVFVRENDIASQLPELKKLLAVLKEKRVKGCKGGDCGPGDVYLVGTGPGDPELLTLKAVRVIQSADLLLYDRLVSNDVLELVAPDARLLYVGKTAGYHSRTQEEIHELLLNFAEAGATVVRLKGGDPLVFGRGGEEMDFLQQQGIRVQVIPGNVCLLSCCTFIILLQFTHMIVASCDLVLLKLYFIEVCDYDCRDNCGVGDSSRVGDSTNTSRCCN
- a CDS encoding uncharacterized protein (unknown protein; Has 30201 Blast hits to 17322 proteins in 780 species: Archae - 12; Bacteria - 1396; Metazoa - 17338; Fungi - 3422; Plants - 5037; Viruses - 0; Other Eukaryotes - 2996 (source: NCBI BLink).), with translation MPNAEPFTKPMDLLKPSKPFLLHNHLMQLLHFTILLHLDTCHTFLVPKRYDLVKCKYQLKSSPAKIPCSSKDMEDSCT